A stretch of Eubalaena glacialis isolate mEubGla1 chromosome 10, mEubGla1.1.hap2.+ XY, whole genome shotgun sequence DNA encodes these proteins:
- the LOC133098625 gene encoding dynein light chain 1, cytoplasmic-like — MSEEMQQDSVECATQALEKYSIEKDMAAHIKKQFDKKYNPTWHCIVGRNFGSYVTHETKHFIYFYLGQVAILLFKSG; from the coding sequence ATGTCGGAGGAGATGCAGCAGGACTCGGTGGAGTGTGCTACTCAGGCATTGGAGAAATATAGTATAGAGAAGGACATGGCGGCCCATATCAAGAAGCAGTTTGACAAGAAGTATAACCCCACCTGGCACTGCATCGTGGGGAGGAACTTCGGTAGTTATGTGACACATGAAACCAAACACTTCATCTACTTCTACCTGGGCCAAGTGGCCATTCTCCTGTTCAAATCTGGTTAA